GGATCCGATGGCGACGTCGATGGCGGCATCCGCCCCGGGCCGCTGTCCGACGGCGAGTGTCAGCCGGGATATGGCCTCGGTCCGGCGGTACCCGCGCGGGGCCAGCGCCACAGGCACCGGCGAGGCGTGCAGGAGCGCGTTCGCCACGCTGCCCACGGTGTGGCGTTTGAACAGCCCGTTGCTTGCCGCGCCCACCACGATGAGTCCGGCTTCGATATCGACCGCGGCCTCGATCAGTCCCGCGGCGAACGACTCGGCGTGGCGAACGTGGAATTCGACGGGCACGTCGGCCGGGACCAGGCCAAGCCCTTCGCGCTGCGCGTCCTGCACAGCCTTCTCGCGGGCGAGGTCATGGCCGCTTGCCACCTCGTGCGCAACGTGCAGGCCCCTGTCCACCACATAGACGAGGTCGAGCTGCGCGCCCTGTGCCTTGGCCAACGCGGACGCCAGGGCAACTGCATCGGCGCCGCGCTCGTTTGGTGTGTAGCCAACTACGTATCGCATGGGTGATACCCCTTTTTGGGTCTGGGGCAGAATCCAGCCTCGCTCGGGGTTTCCGGGCGACGTCGGCCGGTCTGCGTTCCTGCAGTGGTACTGCTGACTCTAGCCCACAGCGGCTCAAATCAGAGGTGACATTCGGCCCGAAAAACAATCCATGGACACCCGCACCGGCGGCACAAACGGAAGAGCCGCGGACGGTCGGTCCGCGGCTCTTCGGTTGGCGCCCGGGTGCCCGGATCAGGCACCCGGGTGGAGTCCCAGTGGTTGGGCCCTGGTGGGGTCCCGGGTCTTGGTGGGGTGTTAGGCGTGTGCCTTGATGGCGGCGGCCAGCACCTCGAGGCCGTCCAGCAGCAGCTCATCGCCGATGACCAGCGGCGGCAGCAGCCGGATGACGTTGCCGTAGGTGCCGCAGGTGAGGATGATGACGCCCTCCTTGAGGCAGGCGGCGGCAACGGCCTTGGTCAGTTCCGGGTTCGGTTCCTTGGAGCCGGCCTGGACGAGCTCGATGGCCAGCATGGCGCCGCGGCCGCGGATGTCGCCTATGACGGACACTTCACCCTGCAGTTCGCGGAGCCGGCCGGTGGCCAGTTCTTCAATGTGCTTGGCGCGGGCGTTGAGGTCGTATTCTTCCATGGAGCCGATGGACGCCAGTGCCGCGGCGCAGGCAACCGGGTTGCCGCCGTAGGTACCGCCGAGGCCGCCCGGGTGGACGGCGTCGAGCAGGTCGGCGCGGCCGGTGATCGCGGACAGCGGCATACCGCCGGCGATGCCCTTGGCCATGGTGATGATGTCCGGGACTACACCCTCGTGGTTGACGGCGAACCATTCGCCCGTGCGGCAGAAGCCGGACTGGACCTCGTCCGCAATGAAGACGATGCCCTTCTCTTTGGCCCAGGCCGCCAGTGCCGGAAGGAAGCCGTCGGCCGGGACAATGAAGCCGCCCTCGCCCTGGATCGGTTCGATGATGATGGCAGCAACCTGCTCGCCGCCGATCTGCTTCTCAATCGCGGTGATGGCGCGCTTGGCGGCCTCGGCACCGGTGATCGCCGGGTTTTCCTCGCGGAACGGGTAGCTCATCGGCATGCGGTAGACCTCGGGCGCAAACGGGCCGAAGTTGGTCTTGTACGGCATGGCCTTAGCGGTGAGTGCCATGGTCAGGTTGGTGCGCCCGTGGTAGGCGTGGTCAAAGGCGACGACGGCATCGCGGCCGGTGGCCAGGCGGGCCACCTTGACGGCGTTTTCCACGGCCTCGGCGCCGGAGTTGAACAGCACCGTGCGCTTCTCGTGGTCGCCCGGGGTGAGGCGGTTCAGCTGCTCGGCGACGGCCACATAGCCCTCGTACGGGGTAACCATGAAGCAGGTGTGGGTGAAGTGCTCCACGGCTTCCTTCACGGCGCCGACGACGGCGGGATCGGACGCACCGACGCTCGTTACGGCGATGCCGGAGCCGAGGTCGATGAAGGAGTTGCCGTCGACGTCGTGGATGATGCCGCCGTCTGCGTCGGAAACAAAGACGGGGACGCTGGAGGCGACGCCGGCAGCCACGACGGCCTTGCGGCGCTCGGTCAGGGCGACGGACTTGGGGCCCGGGAAGTCCGCCTGGACGCGGCGCTTCTGCTCGAGACGGTAGGTGATGTCAGGGGCGGTTGCAGTCATGGGAATGCCTTTCTGGTGGGTGCCGGTCCGGGTCTCGACTAGCTCGACCACCGGGTGGGATGGGTTCAGGGGGTGCGGGTTACGCGTCGAGTGCGCTCATCACGTGCTTGATGCGCGTGTAGTCCTCGACGCCGTACATGGAGAGGTCCTTGCCGTAGCCGGACTGTTTGAAGCCGCCGTGCGGCATTTCCGCGGTCAGCAGGATGTGGGTGTTGATCCACACCGCGCCGAAGTCCAGGTCGCGGCTGACGCGCATGGCCGTGCCGTGGTCCGTGGTCCAGACGCTGGAGGCCAGGGCGTAGTCGACGTCGTTGGCCAGCTCCACGGCTTCCGCCTCGGTGCTGAACTTCTGGACGGTAATGACGGGCCCGAAGGTTTCTTTCTGGACGACGTCATCGGTCTGCTTGGCCCCGGTGATGATGGTGGGTTCGAAGAAGAAGCCCTTCTCCCCCGCGCGGTGGCCGCCGGTGACAATCTTGCAGTTCTCCGGCAGGTGCTCCACCACAGACGTCACGGCGTTGAAGTGGTTCACGTTGTTCAGCGGGCCGAAGTAGTTGTCTTCGTCGTTCTGCGAGCCGGTGTGCAGGGTCTTGGTGTGTTCCACCATGGCTGCCACGACGTCGTCGTGGACTGAGTCCTCGACCAGCACCCGGGTGATGGCCGTGCAGTCCTGGCCCGCGTTGAAGAAGGCGAACTCGGCGATGGCCGCTGCACTCTTCTTGATGTCGGCATCCTTGAAGACGATGGCCGGGGCTTTGCCGCCGAGCTCCAGGTGCGCCCGCTTGAGGCCCTTGGCCGCTCCCGAAGCCACTGCGATGCCCGCACGGACGGATCCGGTGATGGAAACGAGGCCGGGGACCTTGTGCTCCACCATCATGGCGCCGGTTTCGCCGGTGCCGAGGACGACGTTCAGGACGCCTGCCGGGAAGATCCCACCGGCCAGGCGGGCCAGGACCAGGGTGGATTCCGGCGTGGTGTCCGAGGGCTTGAGCACCACGGTGTTGCCGGCGGCGAGCGCGGGGCCGATCTTCCAGATGGCCATCAGGAACGGATAGTTCCAGGGGGCAACCTGGGCCACGACGCCGATGGGTTCGCGGCGCACGTAGGAGGTGTGGCCTTCGAAGTACTCGCCGGCGGACTTGCCCTCCATGATGCGGGCGGCGCCGGCGAAGAAGCGGAGCTGGTCTGCCCCGGCGGCGACTTCCTCGGAGGCGATGAGGCTGCGGACCTGGCCGGTGTTGCGGTGCTGGGCTTCAACGAGTTCGTCGCTGTTGGCCTCGACGGCGTCGGCAAGCTTGAGGAGCATCAGCTGCCTCTGGCCCGGGGTGACGTGCTTCCAGGATTTGAACGCCTCGCTGGCTGCCGTCATGGCGGCGTCGACGTCGGCCTGCACGGAGATGGGCGACTTCGCCACCACCTCACCGTTGGCGGGGTTCACGATGTCCAGCAGTCCGGTGCCGGCGGGCGTGACGAACTCGCCGTTTATGAAGTTCTGCAAGGTTTGGACCACGGTGTTCAACCTCTTTCATGCGGGTTTCTGGAACCGGTTCTGCAACCGGCGCAGTATTGCGACTGCTCATGAGCCTATGCCAGGGCAGGTAGGCAGGGAATAGCCACCTGCACACCATCCCCGGAATCCTTTAGTGCGGTTGCCCAGCACGCGGCTATCCTGATTCCATGGCAATTTCCCTCGCCGCCCTGCTGGGCGTCCAGTCGCTCCAGCTCGTGAAATCAGGCCTCGCCGAGACCACGTGGCACCAGGACATCCAGTGGGTTGCCGTCACGGAGCAGGAGGACCCGCAGCGTTTCCTCAACGGCGGCGAGCTGGTGCTCACCACGGGCATGCGGCTGAAGTCCGCCCCGGAGCAGCGCCGCTTCGTGCGGCAGGTGCAGCGGGCGGGCGCGGTGGGGATCGGCTTCGGGGTCGGGCTGACGCACGAGGCCGTTCCGCCGGCACTGATCGCCGAGGCCAACCGCTGGGGCCTTCCCGTCGTGGAGGTCCCCTACGAGACGCCCTTCATCGCGATCACCAAGCTGGTGGCGGACGCCCAGTCGGCGGACCACTACGCCAAGCTGGAACGGCTCATTGCGGGCCATCAGATCCTGGCCCGCGCCCTGCTCACCGGCGGCGGCCTGGCCGAGCTCCTCAAGAACCTGGGCTCCATGCTGCGCACGGACATTGTGCTGACCCAGTTCACGGCGCAGCTCTACAACAGCGTGCCCGGCAACCCCGCGCCCACGGCGGACACGTGGGCGTCCTATCCCATCCCCACCGGCCGGCGTGACGCGTGCACCCTTTGGGTCCGGCAGCCTTTCGAGGACACCGGCATCGTGGGGTACGCGCAGAACCTGATCAGCGTGGAACTGAACAACATGGTCAAGCAACGGCAGGCGCAGCGGGCACTGTCAGGGCAGGTCCTGGAGGACGTGATCCACGGGACGTTGGAGGCCAGCGAGGCGTCCCGGCGGCTCGCCGGCATCGGCGTCAACAGCACCCGGAAGAACGTTGTCCTGCTGGCCGAGTCCGCAGCCCACCCCAAGCAGCTGGTGAGTTCCTCGATGCCCCGGCCGCTCGAGCACGGGGTGACTGCCGTCGTCGGGAAGGACCTGGTGGTTGTTGTCACGGACGACGGCAGCGGCGCCAGCGCGCTCGCCAGGAGCCTCAGCGACCATCTTGCCGAGGCGGGCATCCATGCCACGATCGGCATCGGCGGCGCCTACACCAAACCCAACGGGCTGCGCTGGAGCTACTTCGAGGCCCGGGATGCGGCGAGCCACGGCCTGCCCGTCAACGAGCCCGAACGGCTCAGCCTGACGTCGCTGCTCCTGGCCAGCGAAGATGTGCCGCTGGCGGACATGGCGAACGAGTCCCTCAACCCGCTTCGGAACTTCGACGCCCTGCACGGAGCCGAGCTGATGACCACGCTGGAGAGCTACCTGAACAACAACGGCTCGGTGGCCGCCGTGGCCGAAGCGCTGACGCTGCACCGCAACACCGTCCGGTACCGGCTGGCCCAGATCACCGAACTGACCGGCTACGACCCCGCCCAGACCCAGGACCGGGTGCAGCTCTGGCTGGCCCTCGCGGTCCAGCGGCTGAACCATCGCCAGCAGCGGTAGGAAGCGCCGGTCCCGCCGCAGCGGAACCTTGTGACGGGCGGCACGCCCCCATCCGGGGGCCGTTTAGATCCGAATTGCTTCATGGCGCCTTTTGGCGCGTGGAAACTGGACAGCTATCTAACTGGAGATGACACGTGAACAAGAACCTCAGGACTTCAACCCGGATCGCCGCAGGATCGGCCCTTGCCATTGCGGCCTTCACCTTCGCTGCCATGCCGGCCCAGGCCGCGCTGATCGACGGCCCCCTCGTCGAGGGCACCCTCATCAACGGCCCGCTGGTTGACGGTCCGCTCGTGGAGACCGGCGAGACGAGTCCCTTCCAGTTCGGCCAGACCGGCCCGTTCCAATTCGGGCAGTTCCAGTAGCCTTCCCCTGACGCGGGGGTAGGGCGGCCCGACTGCCGGCCTGCCCCCGGCCATCCTTACCCCGTTCCACCACCCCTCCTGAAAATCCCCCTGCCTGTGCTCACAGCCGGGGTCCTATCGGCGTGCCCTGATTCGGTCGCGCGGCCCCTCGAGACACCGAGAAGGAACATGAACCCGAACTCCTTGAATGCCCGGTCATCCGCTGCTGAAGGAAGGCTGGACCTGACGGCGGCGCAGCGCGGCATCTGGTACGCGCAGAAACTGGCGCCGCAGAATCCGATGTACCAGATCGGCCAGTTCGTCGAAATCGAAGGGCCGTTGGAGGCGGACGTCCTGGCCAGGGCGGTAGCGTGCGCGGTCAGTGAAACCGACGCCCTCAACGTGGCATTCGGCGAGGACTCTTCCGGCCCTTTCCAGTATCCGCGCTCCAACCGTTCCGGCCTGGTGGTCACCGACTTGAGCGGGACGAACGACGGCGGCAACCGGTCCGGCGGCAACCGCGGCGCGAGCGCCGCCCGGGAACTTATGGACTCTGACCTTGCCATGCCGAGGGACGTTGCGGCCGACGAACTGCTGCACACGGAGCTCATCACACTCTCGGAGACCAAGCACTTCTTCTACCAGCGTGTCCACCACCTGCTGCTGGACGGATACTCCGCGGTGCTGGTCCTCAAGCGGGTGGCAGAGCTGTACAACAGCCTCCTCGGTCGGGACAGCGAGGCTACCGCCCCCGCCATCTTCGGGTCGTTGTCTGAGCTGGTGGACACAGAGAGCGGGTATGCCGGGTCCCCGGCTGCAGACGGCGACCGCAGCTACTGGGAAGAGCAGTTGCGTGGCGCTGCCGTCCCGGCGGGCCTGGCCGGCCAGCCCCAAGGAACCGCACGCTCGCTGATTCGCGCCGTCAGGGCCCTCCCCCGGGAAACCGCTGCGGCGGTGGAGGCTGCCGCTGCCTCGGCACCGGCACTGGTACTCACCGCAGCCTCGCTCTACGTGCACCGCATCACCGGCGAGCGCGATGTGTCCCTGGCACTGCCGGTGACCGCACGGCGCGGCAAGCTGGCGAAATCGACGCCGTCCATGCTGTCCAACATCGTTCCGATCCGGATGGGCATCGCGCCCGGCGCCAGCGTCGGAGAAACCATCACCGCCATGGGCGCCAAACTGCGCGGGGCACTCATCCACCAGCGATTCCGCTACGAGAACCTTGCGGCACAGTCCGGCTATGTTGGCCCGTCGGTGAACATTCTTCCGGCATTGGATGCCATTTCCTTTGGCCCCGCCCGCGGAACCATGAACATCCTCTCCACCGGCCCCATCGACGACCTCTCCATCATCGTTCACGGCCTCGGCCAGGGAGGCGGAGTGACGGTACAGTTCGAGGCCAATGCCGAGCTCTACACTGCGCCGCAGCTGGAACAGCACCTCGACCGCTTCGTTCGGATACTCGGGGCCGTGGCCACCCTGCCCCACGCGACCATGGCGTCGATGCCGGTCACCACCGCCGAGGAGGAGCGCTTGCTCCTCGCGGCCGGCGACGCCGGGGACGCCGCCCTCCCAGGCCATACGATCGTGGAAGAGTTCCAGCTCAACGCCCGGAACTCCGGAGACCGGACCGCCGTCGTGGCTCCCGACGGCGAGCTGACCTTCGCTGAGCTGGAGCGTCGCTCCAACCAGCTGGCCAGGTTCCTGAAAGGGCACGGGGCCGGCCCCGGCAAAACCGTGGCCGTGCGGCTGGACCGCAGCGTGCTCCTTCCGGTCGCGCTCCTTGCAGTCCTCAAGTCCGGCGCGGCCTACCTCCCCCTGGACCCCGACTATCCCGCGGGACGTGTTGAGGGGATGCTGGAGGACGCATCGCCGGTCCGCCTGCTGACCTCGGCCGCCTTCACGGGAAGCGCCGCGAGCCATGAAGAGCTGGAGACCAGCGTTCCGGTCACCGTCCTGGACTCGGCCCTGATGGTGTCCTGCCTCGACGGCAAAGACCCGTCAGCGCCGGAGCCCTCGGCCGGGCAGCACGACCTTGCCTACGTCATCTTCACTTCGGGCTCCACCGGGCGGCCAAAGGGCGTCGGCGTGGGACATCTTGCGCTCCTGAACCTTTACACCTCCCACCGGGACAACATCTTTGCGCCGGCGGAGCAGCGGCTAGGCCGGAAACTGAAGGTTTCGCACACCGCCGGTTTGTCCTTCGACGCCTCGTGGGACCCCATCCTGTGGCTCATCGCCGGCCATGAACTCCATGTGGTGGACAACCTCACCCGCCGCGACCCGGAGGACCTCAGCCGGTACCTGTCGGCCACCGGCATCGACTCGATCGAAACCACCCCGTCCTTCGCCAAGGTGCTGCTTTCCGGCGGCCTCTTCGACCAGGGGACCCACCCGACGGTGGTGGCCCTTGGCGGCGAAGCCGTGGACGCGTCGCTGTGGAGCACGCTGGCGGAAAAGAACGGCGTGGTGGCCTACAACTTCTACGGCCCCACCGAGACCACCGTGGACTCACTCACCGCGGTCATGGAACCCGGCACCGAACCCACTTTGGGTGATTCTGTGGCCAACAGCCGCCACTACATCCTTGACTCGGGCCTGAACCCGGTGCCCGTGAACGCCATCGGCGAGCTGTATGTGGCAGGCATCAACCTGGCACGCGGCTACGTTGACCAGCCGGGCCTGAGCGCCGAACGCTTCGTGGCTGACCCCTTCGTGCCGGACGGCTCCCGGATGTACCGCACCGGCGACGTCGTCCGGCGGCTCCCTGACGGAACCCTTGAGTTTAGGGGCCGCATGGATGCGCAGGTGAAGATCCGGGGATTCCGGATCGAGCTCGCCGAAATCGAGGAAGCCCTGCGCGGCCTAGCCGGCGTTGATCAGGCTGCGGTCACTGTGTCCAAGAACCGGGCGGGCTACGACCAGCTGCTGGGCTTCGTCACGCCGGCCGGCGGCCTGGAGGATGAACTGGACGTGGCGGAACTCCGGCGCCAGGTCCGCAGGCAGCTTCCCGATTACATGGTGCCCGCCTCCATCGTGCAGATCACTGCCATACCGCTGACCCCCAACGGCAAACTGGACACCCGCGCCCTGCCGGCCCCGGCCCGGGAAACAGCCGTCAGCTCGCCCCGCAACGAACGTGAGCGGCTCGTGGCGGACGCCTTCAAGGAAGTTCTGGGACTCGACGCCGTCGGGCTGGATGACGACTTCTTTGAACTCGGCGGCCACTCCTTGCTGGCCACCAGGCTCGTGGCCCACCTGCGTGATACCGCAGGCGTGGCGCCGGCGCTGCGCACGGTGTTTGAGCATCCCACGGTCACTTCACTGGCGGAGACGCTGGAACTGGCAGCAGCCAACGCCCACCCGCTCACGCCAACGGAACGTCCCGCAGCAATGCCGCTGTCCTTTGCCCAGCGCCGGCTGTGGTTCCTGAACCGCTTCGATCCCGAGTCCGGCGCCTACAACATCCCGGTTGTCCTCGACCTGAAGGGCCGGCTGGAGGTCTCCGCGCTCCACCGGGCAATCAACGATGTTGCGGCCCAGCATGAAACCCTCCGAACGCTCTTCCCCCTTGCCGACGGCGAACCCGTCCAGCAGGTCCTTCCCGCCGGCGAGCGGCCAGTGGACCTGCTGGGTGTCCAGTGCACCGCCGGGGCACTCGCCGACGCCGTGGCGGCCGAAACCCGCCGTGGCTTCGACGTGGCCCGGGAGCTGCCCATCCGGGCGGTCCTCTTCCAGCTGGCCCCGGACCATCACGTGCTGGCCATTACGCTCCACCACATCGCCGCGGATGGCTGGTCCCTGGCGCCGTTGGCGCGAAGCCTCTCCGTGGCCTACAACGGCCATGTGTCCGGTCACGGCGCCCTGCTCCCGCCGCTCCCGCCGCTCCCGCCGCTCCCGCCGCTCCCGGTCCAGTATGCCGACTACACGCTCTGGCAGCGCGACGAACTTGGCAGCGAAGAAGACCCGGACAGCCCCATCTCCCGGCAGCTGGAATTCTGGGCCAGGGAGCTCAAAGGCGCACCGGAGGAACTCCGGCTTCCCTTCGACTTCGCCCGCGGCGCGCAGCCCGCGGGCGAACCGGCTTCGTCGGTTCCGCTAGCGCTGTCAGCCGAAACAGCAAACCGGCTCAACCAGCTGGCCCGGGAACACAATGCCAGCCTGTTCATGGTGCTGCAGGCAGCGCTGGCAGCA
Above is a window of Arthrobacter sp. FB24 DNA encoding:
- a CDS encoding universal stress protein, which gives rise to MRYVVGYTPNERGADAVALASALAKAQGAQLDLVYVVDRGLHVAHEVASGHDLAREKAVQDAQREGLGLVPADVPVEFHVRHAESFAAGLIEAAVDIEAGLIVVGAASNGLFKRHTVGSVANALLHASPVPVALAPRGYRRTEAISRLTLAVGQRPGADAAIDVAIGSAERRGVPLRMVSLVELDAEGDPGEVVNAAHIHANTVLTEASRRLPEGHKVTVEVAHGRTIEECIDDLEWDDGEILIVGSSRLAERNKLFIGSTANKVLRALPVPMVVIPREYERVDTAMAP
- the gabT gene encoding 4-aminobutyrate--2-oxoglutarate transaminase gives rise to the protein MTATAPDITYRLEQKRRVQADFPGPKSVALTERRKAVVAAGVASSVPVFVSDADGGIIHDVDGNSFIDLGSGIAVTSVGASDPAVVGAVKEAVEHFTHTCFMVTPYEGYVAVAEQLNRLTPGDHEKRTVLFNSGAEAVENAVKVARLATGRDAVVAFDHAYHGRTNLTMALTAKAMPYKTNFGPFAPEVYRMPMSYPFREENPAITGAEAAKRAITAIEKQIGGEQVAAIIIEPIQGEGGFIVPADGFLPALAAWAKEKGIVFIADEVQSGFCRTGEWFAVNHEGVVPDIITMAKGIAGGMPLSAITGRADLLDAVHPGGLGGTYGGNPVACAAALASIGSMEEYDLNARAKHIEELATGRLRELQGEVSVIGDIRGRGAMLAIELVQAGSKEPNPELTKAVAAACLKEGVIILTCGTYGNVIRLLPPLVIGDELLLDGLEVLAAAIKAHA
- a CDS encoding gamma-aminobutyraldehyde dehydrogenase, encoding MVQTLQNFINGEFVTPAGTGLLDIVNPANGEVVAKSPISVQADVDAAMTAASEAFKSWKHVTPGQRQLMLLKLADAVEANSDELVEAQHRNTGQVRSLIASEEVAAGADQLRFFAGAARIMEGKSAGEYFEGHTSYVRREPIGVVAQVAPWNYPFLMAIWKIGPALAAGNTVVLKPSDTTPESTLVLARLAGGIFPAGVLNVVLGTGETGAMMVEHKVPGLVSITGSVRAGIAVASGAAKGLKRAHLELGGKAPAIVFKDADIKKSAAAIAEFAFFNAGQDCTAITRVLVEDSVHDDVVAAMVEHTKTLHTGSQNDEDNYFGPLNNVNHFNAVTSVVEHLPENCKIVTGGHRAGEKGFFFEPTIITGAKQTDDVVQKETFGPVITVQKFSTEAEAVELANDVDYALASSVWTTDHGTAMRVSRDLDFGAVWINTHILLTAEMPHGGFKQSGYGKDLSMYGVEDYTRIKHVMSALDA
- a CDS encoding PucR family transcriptional regulator, giving the protein MAISLAALLGVQSLQLVKSGLAETTWHQDIQWVAVTEQEDPQRFLNGGELVLTTGMRLKSAPEQRRFVRQVQRAGAVGIGFGVGLTHEAVPPALIAEANRWGLPVVEVPYETPFIAITKLVADAQSADHYAKLERLIAGHQILARALLTGGGLAELLKNLGSMLRTDIVLTQFTAQLYNSVPGNPAPTADTWASYPIPTGRRDACTLWVRQPFEDTGIVGYAQNLISVELNNMVKQRQAQRALSGQVLEDVIHGTLEASEASRRLAGIGVNSTRKNVVLLAESAAHPKQLVSSSMPRPLEHGVTAVVGKDLVVVVTDDGSGASALARSLSDHLAEAGIHATIGIGGAYTKPNGLRWSYFEARDAASHGLPVNEPERLSLTSLLLASEDVPLADMANESLNPLRNFDALHGAELMTTLESYLNNNGSVAAVAEALTLHRNTVRYRLAQITELTGYDPAQTQDRVQLWLALAVQRLNHRQQR